One genomic segment of Vibrio penaeicida includes these proteins:
- a CDS encoding NAD(P)-binding protein translates to MQHECGNVTNIAVVGGGTSGLATCYYLLQKLGQKNSDNHQGQYHVHLIEKAAELGGNAHTVVLGLGETSSVDSEGNKIEPKTLARWADMGVNDINLSMYSTLKEVMEKTDYYSDENLKPIEDTACFFSEDNHYLYTDDEHLPINRPMERRFSLTDTDLGTVFTALVAYGTEMSEDSAKQSTAWNIELHTFFTALIALAEGYPEALKASPEFEICVEAYNAIRQQPSLADLSGAELAKLIVEMRDNLFYPRVAAMFFTTDKGPQHLPLASPFGYFRYQEGKKKGEKFPDRRYFVGGTKKWIEHLTAYLINGYNNDSENLKLSIHTNVDAKFRTTDTGFTIESVVSPLVDKKEEHNKLSQINFDAMVSTIHANHALMQVAFNAKHSEQGNTLEPILGRVKYTQSIGIVHTDNSVISSNVNSWRTFNVSIRHGETMLPYSITFQENRHQNDWRNPKVKHAPELSYFVTLNPTHPVNDKFVLRTVDSNKNLEFLCGTELTELPKSTQDHLAQSNKKNLLGREDNKAIFYFAHNVYDRDAHTSQTEINKYHENLPTNVRENGFAPIVYAGSWCAEVGLQETCWKQARNAVESLLKTI, encoded by the coding sequence ATGCAACATGAATGCGGAAACGTTACAAATATCGCAGTAGTCGGTGGCGGGACATCGGGCCTCGCGACATGTTATTACCTGCTTCAAAAATTGGGTCAAAAGAATTCAGATAATCATCAAGGTCAGTACCACGTCCATTTGATTGAAAAAGCCGCTGAGCTGGGTGGTAACGCGCACACGGTCGTTTTGGGTCTTGGTGAGACGAGCAGTGTAGACAGCGAAGGAAACAAAATAGAACCAAAAACGTTGGCTCGCTGGGCAGACATGGGTGTTAACGACATCAACCTAAGTATGTACAGCACATTAAAAGAAGTGATGGAAAAAACCGACTATTACAGTGATGAAAACCTGAAGCCTATTGAAGATACGGCGTGTTTTTTCTCGGAAGACAATCACTACCTCTATACTGACGATGAACACTTACCTATCAACCGTCCAATGGAACGTCGGTTCAGCCTGACCGACACTGATCTTGGTACCGTTTTCACCGCATTAGTGGCATACGGCACTGAAATGAGTGAGGACTCCGCCAAGCAAAGTACAGCTTGGAATATCGAACTGCATACTTTCTTTACTGCGTTGATTGCGTTGGCTGAAGGGTATCCTGAGGCTTTAAAAGCCTCACCAGAATTTGAAATATGTGTTGAGGCTTACAACGCCATTCGTCAACAGCCATCGTTGGCTGATTTATCGGGTGCCGAGTTGGCTAAACTTATTGTTGAAATGCGTGACAACCTGTTTTATCCAAGAGTGGCGGCAATGTTCTTTACGACAGACAAAGGACCGCAGCACCTTCCATTAGCGTCACCTTTTGGTTATTTCCGCTATCAAGAAGGCAAAAAGAAGGGCGAGAAGTTCCCAGACAGACGCTACTTTGTTGGCGGAACAAAGAAATGGATTGAGCACCTAACTGCTTACTTGATTAATGGCTACAACAACGATTCTGAAAATCTAAAGTTGTCTATTCATACTAATGTAGATGCAAAATTCCGCACGACGGACACTGGGTTTACTATTGAAAGTGTGGTCTCGCCGCTCGTTGATAAGAAAGAAGAGCACAACAAACTTTCACAAATTAACTTCGACGCCATGGTGAGCACCATTCACGCTAACCACGCGCTTATGCAGGTTGCGTTTAATGCCAAGCATTCTGAGCAAGGTAATACGCTTGAACCAATTCTAGGTCGGGTGAAATATACGCAAAGCATTGGCATTGTTCATACAGACAATAGTGTGATTTCTTCGAATGTGAACAGCTGGCGCACGTTCAACGTGTCCATTAGACATGGTGAAACGATGCTGCCTTACAGCATTACCTTCCAAGAGAATAGACACCAAAATGATTGGCGTAACCCGAAAGTCAAACACGCACCAGAGTTGAGCTATTTCGTTACTCTGAATCCGACTCACCCAGTTAACGACAAGTTTGTATTGCGTACCGTGGATTCAAACAAGAATTTGGAATTCTTATGTGGCACTGAGCTCACCGAGCTGCCTAAATCGACTCAGGATCACCTTGCACAATCAAATAAAAAGAACCTGCTAGGGCGTGAAGACAACAAAGCAATTTTCTATTTTGCACATAACGTATACGACCGCGATGCTCACACAAGTCAGACTGAAATCAACAAATATCATGAAAATCTTCCGACTAACGTTCGTGAAAATGGATTTGCACCCATTGTTTACGCGGGCTCATGGTGTGCTGAAGTAGGTTTGCAGGAAACGTGTTGGAAACAAGCTCGTAATGCCGTGGAAAGCTTGCTTAAGACAATTTAA
- a CDS encoding methyl-accepting chemotaxis protein yields MNLKLTQMLYAGFSFILLTTLVLTYIVWSAVQDSAKLAEKIESDNVPGVLAYLNVNDKVADMQTYALEYLNGEQDEANSFRKSVKNFENNYRILYSLESTTQAEKDKMAKIRKLADQYIRSIESEVFAKYSPATEQEARLWVQNLTRNVGNPLEDLLDKMKEEEYADAFNTTNLNESLNDDLPGVRYYLEMIDASGDMVASLNAYIMGDLTARESFEGGSKSFNSYLDKLKPLERRAEEVKAISQIETYYDELLKTANKVFSSYDPAAKKAAIALVDELEDSVVLPLEEILDRSSKEEKSDVTQDIASVNDKMNQIVMWLSVNALVVVTVGITVAVMITRVINRRIHAISEKANQIADGNLTSPAINETIEDEIGLLAKSIDGMQASLKDLVSGISGVASEVTSNTKQVDSISNQVASDIQLQADKAALIASAVEEMSGTVREVAMQSSDAAQSSQEAGNVASEGGKLMQETVHGMQRIADVVNESAATVDSLGRKGEEIGDVIKVINDIAEQTNLLALNAAIEAARAGELGRGFAVVADEVRGLAERTSKATEEVSSLITSIQSETRTAVERMGEGTQLVTEGVQLSNSAGDALEQIVERANDVNNMIHSIATAGEEQSTATQEMAHDIAQVSQIAYSSVEKTQQSSESTRNLYNKVKELEGMVAQFRV; encoded by the coding sequence ATGAACTTAAAACTCACTCAAATGCTGTATGCGGGGTTCTCCTTCATACTTCTCACTACGCTTGTGCTTACCTATATCGTTTGGTCGGCAGTCCAAGACTCAGCGAAACTTGCAGAAAAAATCGAATCTGATAATGTGCCTGGCGTACTCGCGTATTTGAACGTCAACGACAAAGTGGCAGATATGCAGACTTATGCGTTGGAATACCTAAATGGAGAGCAAGACGAAGCCAATAGCTTTAGGAAGAGCGTGAAGAATTTTGAGAATAATTACAGAATACTCTATTCGCTAGAATCAACCACTCAAGCTGAAAAAGACAAAATGGCGAAGATCAGAAAGTTAGCTGATCAATACATTCGTTCAATTGAGAGCGAGGTCTTTGCTAAATACTCGCCAGCGACGGAGCAGGAAGCGAGGCTTTGGGTTCAAAATTTAACGCGAAATGTCGGTAACCCGCTTGAAGATCTTCTCGATAAAATGAAAGAGGAAGAATACGCTGATGCATTCAACACGACGAACCTCAATGAGTCTTTGAATGATGATCTCCCAGGCGTTCGATACTACCTTGAAATGATCGATGCATCGGGAGATATGGTCGCTTCTCTCAATGCGTATATCATGGGAGATCTTACAGCACGGGAGTCATTTGAAGGAGGCTCAAAATCGTTCAATAGTTACCTCGATAAACTGAAGCCTTTGGAGAGGCGTGCTGAAGAGGTAAAAGCCATATCGCAAATTGAAACCTACTATGATGAGCTTCTAAAAACAGCCAACAAAGTATTTTCAAGCTATGATCCTGCCGCTAAAAAGGCTGCTATTGCGCTTGTCGATGAGCTTGAAGACTCCGTGGTACTGCCATTAGAAGAAATCTTGGATCGCTCTTCGAAAGAAGAAAAAAGTGATGTAACCCAAGATATTGCTTCGGTGAATGACAAGATGAACCAGATTGTGATGTGGCTTTCGGTTAATGCGTTAGTTGTGGTGACCGTGGGCATCACGGTTGCGGTCATGATTACCCGTGTTATTAACCGACGTATTCACGCTATCTCGGAGAAAGCGAATCAAATTGCCGACGGGAATCTCACCTCTCCAGCGATCAACGAAACCATCGAAGATGAAATCGGTTTACTCGCAAAATCGATTGATGGTATGCAAGCCTCGCTAAAGGACTTAGTTTCAGGCATCTCGGGTGTGGCAAGCGAAGTAACATCCAACACCAAACAAGTGGATAGCATCAGCAACCAGGTAGCCAGCGATATCCAATTGCAAGCGGATAAAGCGGCATTAATTGCCAGCGCCGTTGAGGAAATGAGTGGCACCGTGCGCGAAGTCGCCATGCAGTCGTCAGATGCAGCGCAAAGTTCTCAAGAAGCAGGCAATGTTGCCAGCGAAGGGGGCAAGTTAATGCAGGAGACGGTACATGGAATGCAAAGAATTGCGGATGTGGTTAACGAATCCGCTGCTACGGTTGATAGCTTAGGCAGGAAAGGGGAAGAGATTGGTGACGTGATTAAAGTCATCAACGACATTGCTGAGCAAACCAACCTCCTTGCGCTGAATGCTGCGATTGAAGCGGCACGCGCTGGAGAGCTTGGTAGAGGCTTTGCTGTGGTCGCGGATGAAGTTCGAGGCTTGGCAGAGCGAACCTCTAAAGCCACAGAGGAAGTCAGTAGCCTTATAACCTCAATTCAAAGTGAAACTCGTACTGCGGTAGAAAGAATGGGCGAGGGTACTCAACTGGTTACGGAAGGGGTGCAATTGTCGAATTCAGCCGGTGATGCGCTGGAACAAATTGTTGAACGCGCCAATGACGTGAACAACATGATTCATTCGATTGCCACCGCAGGAGAAGAGCAATCGACAGCCACTCAAGAGATGGCACACGACATCGCTCAAGTTAGCCAAATCGCATACTCTTCAGTGGAAAAAACGCAACAAAGCTCTGAATCAACAAGGAATCTTTACAATAAAGTGAAAGAGCTCGAAGGCATGGTCGCCCAGTTCCGAGTATAA
- a CDS encoding RNA polymerase sigma factor — protein MSIDKQQVGLLLSKIALRDQNAFEALYQLASVRLFAVIYSVVKDEQIAADLLQEGFVKLWYSDNRYPVDYPWAWLCQSMRNLAIDEVRKRGRRKEEPLDTSYDDLGAGVGFDINHGLSQCLKQLNEDKRSAIVLAYQHGLSHQEIMRHMKAPLGTVKSQIRRGLQELKRCLVE, from the coding sequence GTGAGTATTGATAAACAACAGGTAGGTTTACTGCTCTCTAAGATAGCGCTTCGGGATCAAAACGCGTTCGAAGCGCTCTATCAATTAGCCAGTGTTCGGCTCTTTGCTGTCATTTATTCCGTCGTTAAAGACGAGCAAATTGCCGCGGATCTTCTTCAAGAGGGCTTCGTTAAGCTGTGGTATAGCGACAATCGTTACCCTGTCGACTACCCGTGGGCATGGCTCTGCCAAAGCATGAGAAACCTCGCGATTGATGAAGTTCGAAAACGTGGAAGGCGAAAGGAAGAACCGTTAGACACATCGTATGATGATTTAGGCGCTGGCGTGGGATTCGATATCAATCACGGCCTATCCCAATGCTTAAAGCAGCTCAACGAAGATAAACGAAGTGCCATCGTCCTCGCGTATCAACACGGATTGAGCCATCAAGAAATAATGCGACACATGAAAGCCCCCTTAGGGACAGTGAAATCCCAAATTCGTCGCGGATTGCAGGAGTTAAAACGATGCCTAGTCGAGTAA
- a CDS encoding prolyl oligopeptidase family serine peptidase — MHKYPETKQSDVVDTYFSTEVSDPYRWLEDDRSEETADWVTRQNDVTFAHLNQIAFRDAIRKKLETANNFEKVSLPFKHGDYTYFYKNDGIQNQAVLYRQKENDQKELGEAQIFLDPNTFSEEGTTSLDSVSFSKSDTVIAYSVSEGGSDWRTIYVIDAETGEELEAPILNAKFTGISWFGDEGFYYASYDKPEGSELSARTEQHKLYFHRLNTPQSEDVLVFGGSDSEKYRYVSGYTTEDDAFLVVSGAQSTSGNELYVRDLRQQDAPLTLVTDKSQADSYVVEHSEGDLLIYTNLDAPLGRVVKVNAQQPSDDNWVDLIPEQEQQLDIETGAGYLFASYLVDVNTKVVQYRYNGEKVRDVELPGLGCVSGFGGRFDSKELYYSFTNLIVASSGYRFDPETGVTELHHRSQCQIDSDLLESKQVFYTSKDGTRVPVTICYRKGLELNGNNPTMLYGYGGFNVSLEPRFSPLVATWIEMGGVYAVANLRGGGEYGKAWHIAGTKLQKQNVFDDFISAAEYLIEEGYTSPEKLAIHGGSNGGLLVGACMTQRPELFKVAIPAVGVLDMLRYHTFTSGEGWAYDYGTSEQNEEMFSYLKQYSPVHNVTEGTHYPATLVTTADHDDRVVPAHSFKFIAELQAKHEGENPVLIRVDTNAGHGAGMPMSKVLDLYADMYAFSFHHMAFEPKL; from the coding sequence GTGCATAAATACCCAGAAACAAAACAATCGGATGTTGTTGATACCTACTTTTCTACGGAAGTGTCCGATCCGTATCGCTGGTTAGAAGACGATCGCAGCGAAGAAACCGCGGACTGGGTAACTCGCCAGAACGACGTAACCTTTGCACACCTCAATCAAATCGCTTTTCGTGACGCCATTCGAAAGAAACTCGAAACTGCCAATAATTTCGAAAAAGTCTCTCTGCCTTTTAAGCATGGCGATTACACGTATTTCTACAAAAATGATGGTATTCAAAACCAAGCGGTTCTCTATCGTCAGAAAGAAAACGACCAAAAAGAACTAGGCGAAGCGCAAATTTTCCTTGATCCGAATACGTTTAGCGAAGAAGGCACGACCTCGCTAGACAGTGTGTCTTTTTCTAAATCAGATACGGTTATTGCGTATTCTGTATCGGAAGGAGGCAGCGACTGGCGCACCATTTATGTGATTGATGCTGAAACCGGTGAAGAGCTTGAAGCCCCAATTCTAAACGCCAAATTTACCGGGATTTCGTGGTTTGGCGACGAAGGCTTCTATTACGCCAGTTACGACAAACCTGAAGGCAGCGAGCTATCGGCTCGTACTGAGCAACACAAGTTGTACTTCCACCGATTGAACACACCGCAAAGCGAAGACGTATTGGTATTTGGTGGTTCAGATTCGGAAAAATACCGATATGTATCAGGTTATACAACGGAAGACGATGCTTTCCTTGTCGTATCTGGTGCTCAATCCACATCGGGTAATGAGCTTTATGTACGTGATTTACGCCAACAAGACGCGCCGTTAACGCTTGTAACGGATAAAAGCCAAGCCGACAGCTACGTTGTCGAGCACAGCGAAGGCGATTTGCTGATTTACACCAACTTGGATGCGCCATTAGGTCGTGTCGTAAAAGTGAATGCACAGCAGCCGTCGGATGATAATTGGGTCGATCTGATTCCAGAGCAGGAACAGCAATTAGACATTGAAACAGGTGCAGGCTATTTGTTTGCCTCGTACCTAGTGGATGTGAACACCAAAGTGGTTCAGTACCGCTATAACGGTGAAAAAGTTCGTGATGTTGAGCTTCCGGGGTTAGGTTGTGTGTCTGGTTTTGGCGGGCGTTTCGATTCAAAAGAACTTTATTACAGCTTCACAAACCTTATTGTGGCGTCTTCAGGGTATCGATTCGACCCTGAGACGGGTGTAACGGAATTGCATCACCGCTCTCAATGCCAGATCGACAGCGATCTACTGGAATCTAAGCAGGTGTTTTATACCTCCAAAGATGGCACGCGCGTTCCTGTAACGATCTGCTACCGCAAGGGCTTGGAACTGAATGGAAACAACCCCACTATGCTGTATGGCTACGGTGGCTTTAACGTTAGCCTAGAACCAAGATTCAGCCCGCTTGTTGCTACGTGGATTGAAATGGGGGGTGTTTATGCTGTTGCGAACCTGCGTGGTGGTGGTGAATACGGTAAAGCGTGGCACATTGCCGGAACCAAACTGCAAAAGCAAAATGTGTTCGATGACTTTATTTCAGCGGCAGAATACCTGATTGAAGAAGGGTACACATCACCAGAAAAGCTCGCGATTCATGGTGGCTCAAACGGTGGCTTGTTGGTTGGCGCTTGTATGACACAACGTCCAGAACTGTTTAAAGTGGCGATTCCTGCAGTTGGCGTATTGGATATGTTGCGTTACCACACGTTCACTTCTGGTGAAGGTTGGGCTTACGACTACGGCACGTCTGAGCAAAATGAAGAAATGTTCAGCTACTTGAAACAATACTCTCCTGTTCATAACGTAACAGAAGGGACGCATTACCCAGCGACACTAGTGACTACGGCTGACCACGATGACCGTGTTGTGCCTGCGCACTCGTTTAAGTTTATTGCCGAGCTTCAAGCGAAACATGAAGGCGAGAACCCTGTATTGATCCGAGTGGATACTAATGCAGGTCATGGTGCTGGTATGCCTATGAGCAAGGTATTGGATTTGTATGCCGATATGTATGCATTTAGCTTCCACCATATGGCATTTGAACCAAAACTGTAG
- a CDS encoding SIS domain-containing protein — protein sequence MQQKQPNVIEMITRSLDKLRKSDRKVAEWVLSDPQKAINSTLVETAKAAGVSEPTVMRFSTAVGCSGFQDLKIRLAQSIALGVTPTHAALQDGDSTQVISRKLFDFTLTSLDWARQHADIEKMDAAVDVLSHARQIDFYGFGASGIVALDAQQKFPLFGVPCNAHTDAHQQFIASSMMSEGNVVVAISNNGETIDLIETVREAKNHGATVIAITGRRGCSLSKECDLSLVVETLENTDRYTPTISRIAALVVVDILATSVSLKKEETHRDRITSMKERLSRFRSNHFDNG from the coding sequence TTGCAACAGAAGCAACCTAATGTCATTGAGATGATCACCCGTTCACTGGATAAGCTCCGTAAGTCTGACCGAAAGGTCGCGGAATGGGTATTGTCCGACCCTCAAAAAGCAATCAACAGTACATTGGTGGAAACGGCAAAGGCGGCTGGTGTCAGTGAACCTACCGTTATGCGTTTTTCGACTGCGGTGGGTTGCAGTGGCTTTCAAGACTTAAAAATTCGTTTGGCACAAAGTATTGCGTTAGGGGTTACGCCAACCCACGCTGCCCTTCAAGATGGCGATAGCACTCAGGTTATTTCTCGTAAGTTGTTTGATTTTACTTTAACCAGCTTGGATTGGGCTCGTCAGCATGCCGATATTGAAAAGATGGATGCGGCAGTGGATGTACTTTCCCACGCCCGACAAATCGATTTTTATGGGTTTGGTGCCTCTGGCATTGTGGCGCTGGATGCGCAGCAGAAATTCCCTCTGTTTGGTGTGCCCTGTAATGCACACACAGACGCGCATCAACAATTTATTGCGTCGTCCATGATGAGTGAAGGCAATGTGGTTGTCGCGATTTCTAATAATGGTGAAACCATCGATCTCATTGAAACGGTCAGAGAAGCCAAAAACCACGGCGCGACTGTGATAGCGATAACGGGGCGGCGCGGCTGTTCACTCAGCAAAGAGTGCGATTTAAGCCTTGTTGTCGAGACCTTGGAAAACACCGATCGCTATACCCCTACGATTTCTCGAATCGCAGCGCTGGTGGTCGTGGATATTCTTGCTACGAGCGTGTCGCTGAAAAAAGAAGAAACGCACCGAGATCGGATAACCTCAATGAAGGAACGTTTGTCTCGCTTTCGTTCTAACCATTTTGATAATGGCTAA
- a CDS encoding MBL fold metallo-hydrolase — protein sequence MNSSSKSPILPSSCLTRAEFEGQLAQRISSLSPPSDEVLLYWLGQAGFLIRTKQASWLIDPYLSDSLAEKYKGKHYPHIRMMPAPIRVQDLTNVDGVLCTHKHTDHMDAGTLIPLFQRYLGKRAFMLAPRAEKKEALTRSGLPSDRIHWISDGEELVLSGSLSVHSTLAAHESIERDNQGNSRFLGYILKISVNENTQVKHENTDEKKDTLTIWHSGDCVPFEGLIDTLKRHQPDLALLPVNGRDERRSSQGIPGNFHLEEALSLCKQVGIKNLIAHHFDLFEFNTIDPQKILLAALQNADSISLFPAQLNVEYRLRLRS from the coding sequence ATGAACAGTTCTTCAAAAAGCCCAATATTGCCAAGTTCTTGCCTAACCCGTGCCGAATTCGAAGGTCAGTTAGCCCAGCGAATTTCATCGCTGTCACCACCAAGTGATGAAGTGTTGCTTTACTGGCTGGGGCAGGCTGGCTTTTTGATTCGAACAAAACAGGCAAGTTGGCTCATCGACCCTTATTTGTCGGATTCACTTGCCGAGAAGTATAAAGGCAAGCACTACCCACATATTCGTATGATGCCAGCGCCAATTAGGGTTCAAGACCTCACGAATGTGGATGGTGTTCTTTGTACTCATAAGCACACTGATCATATGGATGCCGGAACACTGATTCCGCTGTTCCAACGCTATTTAGGCAAGCGAGCTTTCATGCTGGCTCCACGCGCTGAAAAAAAAGAAGCGCTGACTCGAAGCGGATTGCCTTCAGATCGAATTCATTGGATCTCGGATGGTGAAGAGCTTGTACTTTCGGGTTCGCTTTCTGTTCACTCGACACTCGCAGCACACGAGAGTATTGAACGTGATAATCAAGGAAACAGCCGCTTTCTGGGGTATATTCTTAAAATAAGCGTGAATGAAAATACTCAAGTAAAGCACGAGAACACCGATGAAAAGAAGGATACGCTCACCATTTGGCATTCTGGTGATTGCGTTCCTTTTGAAGGGTTAATTGATACTCTGAAACGGCACCAGCCTGATCTGGCATTGTTGCCAGTCAATGGACGGGATGAACGCCGATCCAGTCAGGGTATTCCGGGGAATTTTCATTTAGAAGAAGCGCTGTCTTTGTGTAAGCAGGTTGGAATTAAGAATCTGATTGCACACCATTTTGATTTATTTGAGTTCAATACCATCGATCCGCAAAAAATTCTTCTAGCGGCTCTGCAAAACGCTGATAGTATTTCTCTCTTCCCGGCACAGCTAAATGTCGAATATCGTTTGAGGTTAAGGAGTTAG
- a CDS encoding phosphoglycerate dehydrogenase, whose product MNKGKILVTPRSLSLNGHPAFESLKKLGYEMVFCQPGKSPTEEELLAVIPECVGWIAGVEPVSEKVIGSAKQLKVISRNGTGVDNLPLASIEKAGIEVCRAEGANARGVAELAIAMMLSGLRHIPETAEGLKSGQWTRALGQEIQGKLVGVIGMGAIGRQVAQMALGLGTQVIAFDPILKGQLVLNDEFKFTEVSQLLKLADIITFHCPAPLDGKPIISASTLESMKDGVVIINTARASLVNHDVIYDGLCSGKISVYAVDVYDTEPPASHPLWQHERCIATSHIGGYTQESVDKATIAAVSNLLSVLEDDNA is encoded by the coding sequence ATGAATAAAGGTAAGATTTTAGTGACGCCTCGTTCCTTGTCTTTAAATGGGCATCCTGCTTTTGAATCTCTTAAAAAGCTGGGGTATGAAATGGTGTTTTGTCAGCCCGGAAAGTCGCCAACAGAAGAGGAACTGCTTGCTGTTATACCCGAATGCGTAGGGTGGATTGCTGGTGTAGAACCTGTATCTGAAAAGGTGATTGGTTCTGCCAAACAGCTTAAAGTGATCAGCCGAAATGGTACGGGGGTCGACAACTTGCCTTTAGCCAGTATTGAGAAAGCGGGCATCGAGGTGTGTCGGGCGGAAGGGGCGAATGCTCGTGGTGTCGCTGAATTGGCCATTGCCATGATGCTGTCTGGGCTGCGTCATATACCAGAAACAGCAGAAGGGCTAAAATCTGGTCAGTGGACTCGTGCTTTAGGCCAAGAAATTCAAGGGAAGTTAGTGGGCGTTATTGGTATGGGCGCAATCGGTAGGCAAGTGGCGCAAATGGCTTTGGGGTTAGGCACTCAGGTGATCGCTTTTGACCCGATACTAAAAGGTCAACTGGTCCTGAACGACGAATTTAAATTTACCGAAGTTAGCCAACTGCTCAAGCTGGCAGACATTATTACGTTTCATTGTCCGGCTCCGTTGGATGGTAAGCCGATAATCAGCGCAAGTACACTCGAATCAATGAAAGACGGCGTTGTTATCATCAATACAGCCCGAGCATCGCTGGTGAATCACGATGTGATCTACGATGGTTTGTGCAGTGGAAAAATTTCTGTGTATGCGGTGGATGTGTATGACACAGAGCCTCCTGCCAGCCACCCGCTTTGGCAACATGAGCGATGCATTGCGACCAGCCATATTGGCGGATACACCCAAGAAAGTGTTGATAAAGCAACCATTGCCGCCGTCAGTAACTTGCTGTCGGTGCTAGAGGACGACAACGCCTAA
- a CDS encoding shikimate dehydrogenase family protein, translating into MNLVPAKKPTFYFIGVSTLQSSIMKVFPAWAEFLGLGDVQIRGIDLPLNAPNEQYQQVTSFIKHDPLSLGALVTTHKINLYQACIEMFDEIDPHATKMNETSCLYKRQSTFCCSAKDPITSGFALEYILPPRFFATHRGNVFVMGAGGSATAIVWYLTQAAKQYDRPTKIVVSDVSQHRLDELDQVLKIYGINVDCEYVLVESGTTNDEVLASLPPYSLVINATGLGKDGPGSPLSNNAQFPVHGIVWELNYRGELEFYRQAETQESSAHLSIHDGWVYFIYGWTRVIAEVFDVDIPVNGERFEEISRIAARSGKQLSHES; encoded by the coding sequence ATGAACCTTGTACCAGCCAAAAAGCCGACGTTTTACTTTATTGGTGTGTCTACGTTGCAAAGCTCGATCATGAAAGTTTTCCCTGCTTGGGCTGAGTTTCTGGGGTTGGGGGACGTTCAAATTCGTGGAATCGATTTACCGCTCAATGCGCCAAATGAACAGTATCAGCAGGTAACGTCATTTATTAAACACGATCCCCTCTCGCTTGGTGCGCTCGTCACCACGCACAAAATCAATCTTTACCAAGCGTGTATTGAAATGTTTGATGAGATTGATCCACATGCAACAAAAATGAACGAAACCAGCTGTCTTTATAAAAGGCAATCAACATTCTGTTGCAGTGCGAAAGATCCGATTACCTCTGGGTTTGCTCTGGAATACATATTGCCTCCCCGTTTTTTTGCGACGCACCGAGGCAATGTGTTTGTTATGGGAGCGGGTGGCAGCGCGACGGCCATTGTTTGGTATTTAACTCAAGCGGCAAAACAATACGATCGCCCAACTAAGATTGTGGTTTCAGATGTTTCTCAGCATCGGCTGGATGAGTTGGACCAAGTACTCAAAATATACGGGATAAATGTCGACTGCGAGTACGTATTGGTTGAATCGGGTACCACCAATGATGAAGTATTGGCTTCACTGCCACCTTATTCGCTGGTGATAAACGCAACAGGGTTAGGAAAAGATGGCCCCGGTTCGCCATTATCGAACAACGCGCAATTTCCAGTGCATGGCATCGTGTGGGAACTCAATTATCGAGGGGAGCTGGAGTTTTATCGACAAGCAGAGACGCAAGAGTCGTCCGCTCATCTATCGATTCATGATGGCTGGGTGTATTTTATCTATGGCTGGACAAGAGTGATTGCGGAAGTATTCGATGTAGACATTCCGGTGAATGGTGAACGCTTTGAAGAGATTTCACGTATTGCCGCCCGTTCTGGCAAGCAGTTAAGCCATGAGAGTTAA
- a CDS encoding glucose-6-phosphate isomerase has protein sequence MSLMDPVSCEIDVLSGSLAGTSRHYEKRFDDLNGLYLDTDAFEALNKEMGEEVVYEVTDYHPGNRVQDMIFGVTKMRPGKVGSEYFMTRGHIHAIADRPEVYIGKKGNGLMLLESPEGETKVVEITPNTVCYVPPFWIHRSVNTGDEEFVMFFCYPGDSGQDYGIIKRSGGMRYRVLAEGKGGWKLEENAHYQPRSQADVNRLYEGESE, from the coding sequence ATGTCACTTATGGATCCAGTGAGCTGCGAGATTGATGTGTTATCAGGCAGCCTGGCAGGGACAAGCCGACATTACGAAAAACGCTTTGATGATTTGAATGGGCTGTACTTGGACACGGACGCATTTGAAGCGCTAAACAAAGAAATGGGAGAAGAAGTCGTTTATGAAGTAACGGACTATCACCCAGGGAATCGGGTTCAGGATATGATTTTTGGTGTGACCAAAATGCGGCCCGGTAAGGTTGGTAGCGAGTATTTCATGACTCGAGGGCATATCCATGCGATAGCCGATCGACCAGAAGTTTACATCGGGAAGAAAGGTAATGGACTGATGTTACTTGAGTCACCTGAGGGGGAAACCAAAGTGGTGGAAATCACCCCTAACACGGTATGTTATGTCCCTCCTTTCTGGATCCACCGAAGCGTAAACACGGGGGATGAAGAGTTTGTTATGTTCTTTTGCTACCCCGGAGACAGTGGGCAAGATTACGGCATCATTAAGCGTTCTGGTGGTATGCGTTATCGCGTTCTGGCTGAAGGAAAAGGTGGCTGGAAACTTGAAGAAAATGCGCATTACCAACCTCGTAGCCAAGCGGACGTTAATCGTCTATATGAAGGGGAGTCGGAATGA